A genomic window from Pseudomonas argentinensis includes:
- the flgL gene encoding flagellar hook-associated protein FlgL translates to MRISTVQAFNNGVQGLQRNYANAIRTQEQISTGNRILTPADDPVASVRLLQLEQQQNVLSQHKENLTAADNSLVQEESVLNSINTVLLRVQELAVRSGSGSLSADDRKSNAAELRERENELLGLMNTKNARGEYLFSGFQGKAEPFVRNADGTYSYQGDEGQRKLEIASSLNVAISDNGKKVFQNVTNAGRLDATPTLQAGSTLRASTPLVQDEVAFTGTPGFPDGGVDIVFGNPSATSYEVFAAGTTTPRLAAGSMDENEKTADKLVFRGVMINFDGVPAAGDRITVTADPNKQTQGVLDSIANLRKALEETPSTPEGGLMVRDAVAEAITNLSNASIVIDSTRGDIGARRNIIDTTLTSNEDSALGNKAVQAELRELDYPEALSRLSFQSLILDAAQQSYVKISGLNLFSKL, encoded by the coding sequence ATGCGCATTTCTACTGTTCAGGCGTTCAACAACGGCGTGCAAGGCCTGCAGCGCAACTACGCCAATGCCATTCGCACCCAGGAACAGATCAGTACCGGTAATCGCATTCTCACTCCAGCTGACGATCCGGTCGCGTCGGTGCGCCTGTTGCAGCTCGAGCAGCAGCAGAACGTATTGAGCCAGCACAAGGAAAACCTCACGGCGGCCGATAACAGCCTGGTGCAGGAAGAGTCCGTTCTCAACTCGATCAATACCGTCCTGCTCCGTGTCCAGGAGCTCGCCGTTCGCTCTGGCAGTGGCTCGCTCAGTGCCGATGATCGCAAGTCCAATGCGGCCGAATTGCGTGAGCGGGAAAATGAGCTGCTGGGCCTGATGAACACCAAGAATGCCCGCGGCGAGTACCTGTTCTCCGGCTTTCAGGGCAAGGCCGAGCCTTTTGTCCGCAATGCCGATGGCACCTACAGCTATCAAGGTGACGAGGGGCAGCGCAAGTTGGAAATTGCCAGCTCGCTGAATGTGGCGATCAGCGATAACGGTAAGAAGGTTTTCCAGAATGTCACCAATGCCGGGCGGCTGGATGCCACGCCGACGCTGCAGGCAGGCTCGACGCTGCGTGCCTCTACCCCATTGGTGCAGGATGAGGTGGCGTTTACCGGCACGCCCGGTTTCCCGGACGGCGGTGTCGATATCGTGTTCGGCAACCCCAGTGCCACCAGCTATGAAGTGTTCGCGGCTGGCACTACGACGCCGCGCTTGGCCGCAGGCTCCATGGATGAAAACGAGAAAACCGCCGACAAGTTGGTATTTCGCGGGGTCATGATCAATTTCGATGGCGTGCCGGCCGCTGGTGATCGCATCACCGTGACAGCCGACCCCAACAAACAGACCCAAGGCGTTCTGGATTCGATTGCCAATCTGCGCAAGGCGCTCGAAGAAACGCCGTCGACGCCTGAGGGCGGGCTGATGGTGCGTGATGCAGTCGCCGAGGCCATCACCAATCTGTCCAATGCCAGTATCGTGATCGACAGCACGCGTGGTGACATCGGTGCGCGGCGCAACATCATCGATACCACGCTCACCAGTAACGAAGACTCGGCCCTGGGCAACAAGGCCGTGCAGGCCGAACTGCGTGAGCTGGATTATCCAGAAGCCCTTTCTCGCCTGTCTTTCCAAAGCCTGATTCTTGACGCAGCGCAGCAGAGCTACGTGAAGATCAGTGGTCTTAACTTGTTCAGCAAGCTTTGA
- a CDS encoding class I SAM-dependent methyltransferase: MDVRRIKGRPVAIDYESTQAFFESRGQRQYANLLSATMYQDEQPELVAARDLAEKQRVSSVLALTDIGKVFDIGCGVGRWGWFLAEHYPELRYLGVDFSASLIEQAQREAASRDLGQLAFQIMSATSLQPNDLQLPAPFDLLLISGLLIYLNDADCAKVLRDAALLCAPGGAIYLREPVGIEERFTLDRFYSSELAEEYSAIYRTVEELHGLMAEALKGTEVAIEQEDVLFADSLEKRAETRQYFFILRRAGGSQ, translated from the coding sequence ATGGATGTACGACGTATCAAAGGGCGTCCGGTTGCGATCGACTACGAGAGTACTCAAGCTTTTTTTGAATCTCGCGGGCAGCGCCAGTATGCCAATCTTCTGAGTGCAACCATGTATCAGGATGAGCAGCCCGAATTGGTCGCAGCTCGCGACCTGGCAGAGAAGCAGCGAGTGTCATCGGTTCTCGCACTTACAGACATCGGCAAGGTTTTTGATATCGGCTGTGGCGTGGGCCGCTGGGGCTGGTTTTTGGCCGAGCACTACCCGGAGTTGCGTTATTTGGGCGTCGACTTCTCCGCTAGTCTTATCGAGCAGGCGCAACGAGAAGCGGCCAGTCGTGACCTCGGACAATTAGCGTTTCAGATAATGTCCGCCACTAGCCTGCAACCCAATGATTTGCAACTGCCCGCGCCATTCGATTTGTTGCTGATTTCGGGCCTATTGATCTATCTGAACGATGCAGATTGCGCCAAGGTGCTGCGCGATGCGGCACTCCTATGCGCGCCCGGCGGCGCCATCTATCTCCGTGAGCCGGTGGGCATCGAAGAACGCTTTACGCTGGATCGCTTTTATTCTTCCGAACTGGCCGAGGAATATTCGGCGATATATCGCACGGTCGAGGAGCTCCACGGCCTTATGGCAGAAGCGCTAAAGGGGACTGAGGTAGCTATAGAGCAGGAGGACGTTCTGTTCGCCGACAGCCTCGAGAAGCGCGCCGAGACCCGGCAGTATTTTTTCATCCTGCGTCGTGCGGGAGGCAGCCAATGA
- a CDS encoding HAD-IB family phosphatase has product MTTAYCFDLDGTLTRQELLPLIASSVGLEDEISVLTQATIDGLLPFDKSFKLRVRLLRDARLDWIHAVLEEQVEFDPNIMEFLGRHREQSFVVTGSLDLWVKPILDKLGIQSFTSRARFDAQGGLEGVEHILHKGDAISALRGQFDRIVAVGEGMNDVPMFEAADWRIAYGGVHTPNKTLLKLSDFLLHDGKALCRLLDTL; this is encoded by the coding sequence ATGACCACGGCTTATTGCTTCGACCTCGACGGCACGCTGACCCGCCAGGAGTTACTACCGCTCATTGCTTCGTCTGTCGGGTTGGAAGACGAGATCAGCGTCCTTACTCAGGCCACCATCGATGGCCTGCTACCGTTCGATAAATCTTTCAAGCTCCGGGTTCGCCTGCTGCGAGATGCACGTCTGGACTGGATTCACGCCGTGCTTGAGGAGCAGGTTGAGTTCGATCCCAATATCATGGAGTTCCTCGGACGTCATCGTGAGCAGTCTTTCGTGGTCACCGGAAGCCTCGATCTTTGGGTAAAGCCGATTCTTGACAAGTTGGGAATCCAGAGCTTCACCTCTCGCGCCCGGTTTGACGCCCAAGGCGGCCTGGAGGGGGTGGAGCATATTCTGCATAAAGGCGACGCCATAAGCGCGTTGCGTGGGCAATTCGACCGTATCGTCGCCGTAGGGGAGGGCATGAACGACGTGCCCATGTTCGAAGCGGCCGACTGGCGCATCGCATACGGCGGTGTGCATACGCCCAACAAGACACTGCTCAAGCTCAGTGACTTCCTCCTGCATGACGGAAAAGCCTTATGTCGTCTATTAGACACGTTGTAA
- the flgK gene encoding flagellar hook-associated protein FlgK codes for MADLLNIGLSGLAANKTSLAVTGHNITNINTPGFSRQDTIQATRTPEFSGAGYIGSGTSLVDIRRSYSEFLTTQLRSSTALSSDVKAYKSQIDQLDSLLAGTTTGVTPSLQKFFSAMQTAAEDPSNLPARQLVLSEAQGLSRRFNTVYDRLNEQNSFANKQMGAVTEQINRLAGSIGRLNESIAIAQSNGSQPNDLLDAREEAVRQLATFVGVNVVAQNDGSQNVFIGSGQPLVIGSNAARLEVVPGSNDPNRSEVQFIVGAARQTITTQVTGGELGGILRYREDVLDKTFNSLGRLALSINDQVNSQLGQGLDLKGQVGTKLFGDFNEESLARLRVLPSTTNSSNASPILNISNSSLLTTSDYRLEFDGSNYTARRLSDNQSMTVMQNPPGTLSFQDSAGRNQGFQIVVGTPAPAAGDSFVLQPTRIGASTMSIVLDQADQLAFAAPIRSEANLQNRGNGVISQPTLQPSGSSINPAALQAAFPPVTLTYDSASGGFTGLPAGATLVRVDNKGQPITPAPTPLFEPGLQNNYQLTMADGTRVNMSLSGRPQNGDRFDIAFNQNGVSDNRNALALVGLQNKQVVGVDPTVTGVATGSSFTDSYGDLIERVGTLTAQARQDSEATGAILKQAQDNRDSLSAVNLDEEAANLIKFEQYYNASAQVIQVARSLFDTLIGAFR; via the coding sequence ATGGCTGACCTACTGAACATAGGCCTGTCGGGCTTGGCGGCGAACAAGACTTCGCTGGCCGTGACCGGTCACAACATCACCAACATCAATACACCGGGGTTCTCGCGCCAGGACACCATCCAGGCGACGCGTACGCCGGAGTTCAGCGGTGCCGGCTACATCGGCAGCGGCACCTCACTGGTGGACATCCGCCGTAGCTACAGCGAGTTTCTCACCACCCAGTTGCGCAGCAGCACCGCGCTGAGCAGCGACGTGAAGGCCTACAAGAGCCAGATCGACCAGCTCGATTCCTTGCTCGCCGGCACCACCACGGGTGTGACGCCTTCGTTGCAGAAGTTCTTTTCGGCCATGCAGACGGCTGCCGAGGATCCCTCCAACCTGCCTGCGCGCCAGCTGGTGCTTTCCGAGGCGCAAGGGCTGAGCCGGCGCTTCAACACTGTCTACGACCGCTTGAACGAGCAGAACAGCTTCGCCAACAAGCAAATGGGCGCCGTTACCGAGCAGATCAACCGCCTTGCCGGCTCCATTGGCCGACTCAACGAGTCGATCGCCATTGCCCAATCCAACGGCAGCCAGCCCAACGACCTGCTGGATGCGCGTGAGGAGGCGGTGCGTCAGTTGGCGACTTTCGTGGGCGTCAACGTGGTGGCACAGAACGACGGCTCGCAGAACGTTTTCATCGGCTCCGGGCAGCCGCTGGTGATCGGCAGCAACGCCGCGCGCCTGGAAGTGGTACCTGGCAGCAACGACCCGAATCGTTCCGAAGTCCAGTTCATCGTTGGCGCCGCCCGGCAGACCATCACCACGCAGGTGACCGGGGGCGAGCTGGGCGGCATCCTGCGTTATCGCGAAGACGTTCTGGACAAGACCTTCAACTCCCTTGGGCGCCTTGCGCTGTCGATCAACGATCAGGTCAACAGTCAGCTGGGCCAGGGCCTGGACCTCAAGGGGCAGGTCGGTACCAAGCTGTTCGGTGACTTCAATGAGGAGTCGCTGGCGCGCCTGCGCGTGCTGCCGTCCACTACGAACAGCAGCAATGCCTCGCCAATCTTGAACATCAGCAACAGTTCGTTGTTGACCACCAGTGATTACCGCCTGGAGTTCGATGGCAGCAATTACACCGCGCGGCGACTGAGCGACAACCAGTCGATGACCGTCATGCAGAACCCGCCGGGCACCCTGAGCTTTCAGGACAGCGCCGGCCGCAACCAGGGTTTCCAGATCGTTGTCGGTACCCCTGCACCGGCCGCCGGCGACTCCTTCGTGCTGCAGCCGACCCGTATCGGCGCCTCGACCATGTCTATCGTGCTGGATCAGGCCGACCAGCTGGCCTTCGCCGCGCCGATTCGCTCCGAGGCCAACCTGCAGAACCGCGGCAATGGGGTGATCAGCCAGCCGACGTTGCAGCCTTCGGGCAGCAGCATCAATCCCGCTGCATTGCAGGCCGCCTTTCCACCCGTCACGCTGACCTATGACTCGGCATCGGGGGGCTTCACCGGCCTGCCGGCAGGTGCAACCTTGGTTCGCGTCGACAACAAGGGGCAGCCGATCACGCCAGCGCCGACGCCACTGTTCGAGCCGGGCCTGCAGAACAACTACCAGCTGACCATGGCGGACGGCACCCGGGTCAACATGAGCCTCAGCGGCCGCCCGCAAAATGGCGACCGCTTCGACATCGCCTTCAACCAGAACGGTGTCTCGGACAACCGCAACGCGCTGGCCTTGGTCGGCCTGCAGAACAAGCAGGTGGTAGGGGTCGATCCCACCGTTACCGGCGTCGCCACCGGCTCCAGTTTCACCGACAGTTACGGCGACCTGATCGAACGCGTCGGCACCCTGACCGCCCAGGCCCGCCAGGACAGCGAGGCGACCGGTGCTATTCTCAAACAGGCACAGGACAACCGTGATTCGCTGTCCGCGGTCAACCTGGACGAAGAGGCGGCCAACCTGATCAAGTTCGAGCAGTACTACAACGCCTCCGCCCAGGTGATTCAAGTTGCGCGCTCGTTGTTCGATACCCTTATCGGAGCATTCAGGTAG
- a CDS encoding NTP transferase domain-containing protein → MSSIRHVVISAAGIGSRLGLNKPKCLVEVAGRTLLEWHLQRLQWAESVWLVVGFREEDVIEHAVSLRPDVIIVRNPDYARTNTLQSIHRVSRHLNERMLILDADTILEDRSFQHFLDAGERHEQLVGVSPYLTSDGVRVLLDTSGEQVTGFTREPVSDLEWTGIAIIRPELVIDKPIYVYEAIAAYTPLPAFTIKAFDIDTTADLDMARNVLADQWGENE, encoded by the coding sequence ATGTCGTCTATTAGACACGTTGTAATCAGCGCCGCTGGGATTGGCTCGCGGCTGGGACTTAATAAGCCGAAATGCCTCGTCGAAGTTGCCGGTCGCACGTTGCTGGAGTGGCATCTGCAGCGCCTACAGTGGGCCGAATCCGTCTGGCTGGTAGTAGGCTTTCGCGAGGAAGATGTGATCGAACATGCCGTTTCGCTACGTCCCGACGTCATCATCGTTCGCAATCCCGACTATGCCCGGACAAATACGCTGCAGAGTATCCACCGCGTTTCTCGTCATCTGAACGAGCGGATGCTGATTCTTGATGCCGATACCATTCTTGAAGACCGCAGCTTCCAGCATTTTCTCGATGCCGGTGAGCGGCATGAACAACTGGTAGGCGTGTCACCTTATCTCACCAGCGACGGTGTGCGCGTTTTGCTGGATACGTCGGGCGAGCAGGTAACTGGCTTCACGCGTGAGCCGGTCTCGGATCTGGAATGGACCGGGATCGCCATCATTCGACCGGAGCTGGTAATAGACAAACCGATTTATGTCTATGAGGCGATAGCGGCCTATACGCCTTTGCCCGCATTCACGATAAAAGCATTCGATATCGACACGACTGCAGATCTAGACATGGCGCGTAATGTACTGGCCGACCAGTGGGGTGAAAATGAGTAA
- the flgJ gene encoding flagellar assembly peptidoglycan hydrolase FlgJ, which translates to MDTRLSASGTSTVDSGAYTDLNRLNQFKVGGDNEENIRKVAKEFESLFLNEMLKTMRSANEVFGEGNFMNSNEAKTYQDMYDQQLSVTMAGNKNGIGLADVMARQMSKMKSVSDRPNPFAQVDAPVPAAPSKPLARGEAAADVAPTRVEKISAAADPERNDMTLINQRRLSLPGKLAQRIQAGIVPGAESPTAATAANTLAGDAIGKPLAKGDWLPAKAYAAPAERRLNINGSEEIASRTTFKSAKEFMETMLPMAEKAAAQLGVDPTYLVAQAALETGWGKSIIKQGDGSSSYNLFGIKTHNTWSGDSARVMTTEYQNGKPVKEAASFRSYESFAHSFEDYVSFLQSNGRYEKALSSTANPEQFARELQKAGYATDPQYARKVSQIARKLSTYQMIAANGAPSNKG; encoded by the coding sequence ATGGATACTCGACTCTCGGCATCCGGCACCAGCACCGTCGACAGCGGTGCCTACACCGATCTCAATCGCCTCAACCAGTTCAAGGTGGGGGGCGACAATGAGGAGAACATTCGCAAGGTCGCGAAGGAGTTCGAGTCGCTGTTTCTCAACGAAATGCTCAAGACCATGCGCTCGGCCAACGAAGTGTTCGGTGAAGGCAACTTCATGAACAGCAACGAGGCCAAGACCTACCAGGACATGTACGACCAGCAGTTGTCGGTGACCATGGCCGGCAACAAGAACGGTATCGGCCTGGCCGACGTGATGGCGCGGCAGATGTCGAAGATGAAGAGCGTCAGCGACCGGCCCAACCCGTTCGCCCAGGTCGACGCACCCGTGCCGGCGGCGCCGAGCAAGCCGCTGGCACGTGGCGAAGCCGCTGCCGATGTAGCGCCGACGCGGGTCGAGAAGATCAGCGCGGCGGCAGATCCCGAGCGCAACGACATGACGCTGATCAATCAGCGCCGTCTGTCGTTGCCGGGCAAACTGGCCCAGCGCATCCAGGCCGGCATCGTGCCGGGCGCCGAGTCGCCCACGGCAGCTACCGCGGCCAATACGCTGGCCGGTGACGCCATTGGTAAACCGCTGGCCAAAGGCGACTGGTTGCCTGCCAAAGCCTACGCCGCACCGGCCGAACGCCGCCTGAACATCAATGGCAGCGAGGAGATCGCCAGCCGCACGACGTTCAAGTCGGCCAAGGAATTCATGGAAACCATGTTGCCGATGGCCGAGAAGGCGGCTGCCCAGCTGGGCGTTGATCCCACCTACCTGGTTGCCCAGGCGGCGCTGGAAACCGGCTGGGGCAAGTCGATCATCAAGCAGGGCGATGGCAGCAGCAGCTACAACCTGTTCGGCATCAAGACCCACAACACCTGGAGCGGTGATTCCGCCCGGGTGATGACCACCGAATACCAGAACGGCAAACCGGTGAAGGAGGCGGCCTCGTTTCGCTCCTACGAATCCTTCGCCCACAGCTTCGAGGATTACGTGAGCTTCCTGCAGAGCAATGGGCGGTACGAAAAGGCGCTGAGCTCCACCGCCAACCCCGAGCAGTTCGCCCGCGAATTGCAGAAAGCCGGCTATGCCACCGATCCGCAGTATGCCCGCAAGGTCTCGCAGATCGCCCGCAAGCTGTCGACCTACCAGATGATCGCGGCCAACGGCGCGCCCTCGAACAAGGGATGA